Within the [Enterobacter] lignolyticus SCF1 genome, the region ATCCTGCCGGAGGTTATCGCCCGCTACCGCCGTGATTTCCCGGCGCTGCCGCTGGAGCTGAGCGTTGGCAACAGCCAGGACGTTATCAATGCGGTGGCGGATTTCCGGGTTGATATCGGCTTGATCGAAGGGCCGTGCCATGCGGCGGAAATCGTGACGGAGCCCTGGCTTGAGGATGAGCTGGTGGTGTTTGCCGCGCCGGGATCGCCGCTACTGGAAGGGGAGGTGACGTTGGCAAGGCTGGCGGCGGCCCCCTGGATCCTGCGCGAGCGCGGTTCCGGCACGCGGGAAATCGTTGATTACCTTCTGCTTTCCCACCTGCCGGAGTTTCATCTGGGCATGGAGCTTGGCAATTCAGAGGCCATCAAACATGCGGTGCGTCACGGCCTTGGGATCAGCTGTCTGTCACGGCGGGTGATCGCGGAACAGCTCGACAGCGGGGCGCTGGCCGAGATACAGGTACCGCTGCCCGGTCTCAAGCGCATGCTGTGGTGTATCCACCATCGGCAAAAGCATGTTTCGAACGCCATGCAGCGTTTTTTACGCTATTGCAACATTTAAACCACAAAACTAACGTTACTGGTAAGGCGTTCACTTATAATTTGCGCTTTATCATGAAGCTCTCTTATAACTGCGCATTTCTGCCGGAAGGATAGATTTTCGTCTGCTACAATCGCGCCTCATTTTTTGGATGGACAGCATTTTTATATGGTTTCCGAAATTAAAACCACAGAAGCGCCCACGCTACGTCGTGAACTCAAGGCGCGTCACCTGACGATGATCGCCATTGGCGGTTCTATCGGTACAGGGTTGTTTGTTGCCTCAGGGGCAACCATTTCGCAGGCGGGCCCGGGCGGCGCGCTGTTTTCTTATATTCTGATCGGTCTGATGGTGTACTTCCTGATGACCAGCCTTGGCGAACTGGCGGCATTTATGCCGGTGTCCGGTTCTTTTGCGACCTATGGACAGAATTACGTTGAAGAGGGTTTCGGTTTCGCGCTGGGCTGGAATTACTGGTACAACTGGGCGGTCACCATCGCCGTTGACCTCGTCGCCGCGCAGCTGGTGATGAGCTGGTGGTTCCCTGACACCCCGGGCTGGATCTGGAGTGCGCTGTTCCTCGGCCTTATCTTCCTGCTGAACTACATCTCCGTGAAGGGATTCGGCGAAGCGGAGTACTGGTTCTCGCTGATTAAAGTCGCGACGGTGATTATCTTCATCATCGTCGGCGTCATGATGATCTTCGGCATCTTTAAGGGCTCGCAGCCGGTGGGCTGGAGCAACTGGACGACAGGCGATGCGCCGTTTGCCGGAGGTTTTGCGGCGATGATAGGCGTGGCGATGATCGTCGGCTTCTCCTTCCAGGGCACTGAACTGATTGGTATCGCCGCCGGTGAATCCGAAGATCCGGAAAAGAACATTCCGCGCGCGGTGCGCCAGGTGTTCTGGCGAATCCTGCTGTTCTATGTGTTCGCGATTCTGATTATCAGCCTGATCATTCCGTATACCGATCCGAGCCTGCTGCGCAACGACGTCAAAGATATCTCCGTCAGTCCGTTCACCCTGGTGTTCCAGCATGCCGGTCTGCTGTCTGCGGCGGCGGTGATGAATGCGGTTATCCTGACGGCGGTGCTGTCGGCGGGTAAC harbors:
- the yieE gene encoding DNA-binding transcriptional regulator YeiE encodes the protein MHITLRQLEVFAEVLKSGSTTQASQMLALSQSAVSAALTDLEGQLGVQLFDRVGKRLVVNEHGRLLYPRALAMLEQGNEIEQLFREDNGALRVYASSTIGNYILPEVIARYRRDFPALPLELSVGNSQDVINAVADFRVDIGLIEGPCHAAEIVTEPWLEDELVVFAAPGSPLLEGEVTLARLAAAPWILRERGSGTREIVDYLLLSHLPEFHLGMELGNSEAIKHAVRHGLGISCLSRRVIAEQLDSGALAEIQVPLPGLKRMLWCIHHRQKHVSNAMQRFLRYCNI
- the lysP gene encoding lysine-specific permease, whose translation is MVSEIKTTEAPTLRRELKARHLTMIAIGGSIGTGLFVASGATISQAGPGGALFSYILIGLMVYFLMTSLGELAAFMPVSGSFATYGQNYVEEGFGFALGWNYWYNWAVTIAVDLVAAQLVMSWWFPDTPGWIWSALFLGLIFLLNYISVKGFGEAEYWFSLIKVATVIIFIIVGVMMIFGIFKGSQPVGWSNWTTGDAPFAGGFAAMIGVAMIVGFSFQGTELIGIAAGESEDPEKNIPRAVRQVFWRILLFYVFAILIISLIIPYTDPSLLRNDVKDISVSPFTLVFQHAGLLSAAAVMNAVILTAVLSAGNSGMYASTRMLYTLACDGKAPRIFAKLSRGGVPRNALYATTVIAMLCFLTSMFGNQTVYLWLLNTSGMTGFIAWLGIAISHYRFRRGYVMQGHDLNNLPYRSGFFPLGPIFAFVLCLIITLGQNYEAFLKDTIDWGGVAATYIGIPLFLVIWFGYRLVKGTRFVRYSEMHFPERFKH